One genomic region from Tachysurus fulvidraco isolate hzauxx_2018 chromosome 14, HZAU_PFXX_2.0, whole genome shotgun sequence encodes:
- the srpk1a gene encoding SRSF protein kinase 1a isoform X2 — protein MERKVLALQARKKRGKAKKPTKKPAHQPRGALQQQQQQQQQQQQQLPVEPPQQEPDEEILGSDDEEQEDPNDYCKGGYHHVKIGDLYNGKYHVIRKLGWGHFSTVWLAWDIQGKRFVAMKVVKSAEHYTETALDEIKLLRSVRNTDPDDPNREMVVQLLDDFKISGINGTHVCMVFEVLGHHLLKWIIKSNYQGLPLPCVKSIIRQVLQGLDYLHTKCKIIHTDIKPENILMSVDESYVRRLAAEATEWQKAGAPPPSGSAVSTARVPKQASKMSKNKKKKLKKKQKRQAELLEKCIQDLEEIENGTEVAEEDEDDTQPPKSPCCAPLRQASMQDIGEEEVIGQCLMANPRERLTSGASDELNCNGHLPGSQSLPEEELDEIKQQMHLKQEDQRNANVGSSWDMPQSPYEYCNGLYSPDPGQSHRNGDVREEGEDDKLQERPLPTRDKESSLQNAKLAAGSLLVNPLEPINSDKIKVKIADLGNACWVQKHFTEDIQTRQYRSLEVLIGAGYSTPADIWSTACMAFELATGDYLFEPHSGEDYSRDEDHLALIIELLGRIPRHYALCGKVSQEYFSRRGTRIMTENSTLGLKGKCEDVFAASFDRALYTCSFN, from the exons ATGGAGAGAAAAG TTCTCGCCCTCCAGGCCAGGAAGAAAAGGGGCAAAGCCAAGAAACCAACCAAGAA GCCAGCTCATCAACCGAGAGGAGCattgcagcagcagcaacaacagcagcagcagcagcaacagcagctccCTGTAGAACCTCCACAACAGGAGCCTGATGAGGAGATCCTGGGCTCTGATGACGAGGAGCAGGAAGATCCCAATGACTACTGCAAAG GTGGTTACCACCATGTGAAAATAGGAGACCTGTATAATGGGAAGTACCATGTGATCCGTAAGCTGGGCTGGGGCCATTTTTCCACAGTGTGGCTTGCCTGGGACATTCA AGGGAAGCGATTTGTGGCAATGAAAGTAGTAAAGAGTGCAGAGCACTACACCGAGACGGCCCTGGATGAGATAAAGCTGCTGAGATCT GTAAGGAACACTGACCCTGATGATCCAAACCGAGAGATGGTGGTTCAGCTGTTGGATGATTTCAAAATATCTGGTATCAATGGAACTC ATGTGTGCATGGTATTTGAAGTGTTGGGACACCATTTACTCAAGTGGATTATCAAGTCTAACTATCAAGGTTTACCCCTCCCTTGTGTGAAAAGCATCATTCGGCAG GTTTTGCAGGGCCTCGATTACTTGCACACAAAGTGTAAGATTATCCACACGGACATAAAACCAGAGAACATACTGATGAGTGTGGATGAGTCATATGTGAGAAGACTGGCAGCTGAAGCCACGGAGTGGCAGAAAGCTGGCGCCCCCCCTCCCTCTGGATCTGCAG TGAGTACAGCACGAGTGCCTAAACAA GCATCCAAAATGtcgaagaacaaaaaaaagaagctgaaaAAGAAGCAGAAGCGTCAGGCAGAGCTGCTGGAGAAATGCATTCAGGACCTAGAAGAAATTGAGAATGGGACCGAAGTTGCcgaagaggatgaagatgacACACAGCCTCCCAAGTCACCTTGTTGTGCACCTCTTAGACAAGCCTCTATGCAGGATATTGGTGAAGAGGAAGTAATAGGACAGTGTTTAATGG CTAACCCGAGAGAGCGCCTCACTTCTGGTGCTTCAGATGAGCTCAACTGTAATGGCCACCTGCCTGGCAGCCAATCTCTACCCGAGGAAGAACTAGATGAAATCAAGCAACAAATGCATCTGAAACAGGAGGACCAGCGCAATGCTAATGTAGGATCTTCATGGGACATGCCCCAGAGCCCTTATGAGTACTGTAATGGGCTGTATTCTCCTGATCCTGGCCAGAGTCACCGTAATGGAGATGTGAGGGAGGAGGGAGAAGATGACAAACTGCAGGAAAGGCCACTGCCTACCAGAGACAAGGAGTCGTCACTGCAAAATG CCAAACTGGCAGCAGGGAGCCTTCTAGTCAATCCCTTGGAACCGATTAATTCAGACAAGATCAAGGTCAAGATTGCTGACTTAGGCAATGCATGCTGGGTG CAAAAACACTTCACTGAGGACATACAGACAAGGCAGTATCGCTCCCTGGAGGTGCTGATTGGTGCAGGTTACAGTACACCAGCTGATATATGGAGTACAGCATGTATG GCATTTGAACTGGCCACTGGAGACTACTTGTTTGAACCCCACTCTGGTGAAGATTATTCTAGAGATGAAG ACCACCTTGCTCTGATCATTGAACTGTTGGGTAGAATTCCCAGACACTATGCTCTGTGTGGGAAAGTTTCACAGGAATACTTCAGTCGGAGAGGTACGCGTATCATGACAGAGAATTCCACCCTGGGCCTCAAGGGAAAGTGTGAGGATGTTTTTGCAGCTTCTTTTGACAGGGCATTGTACACGTGTAGTTTCAACTAG
- the mapk14a gene encoding mitogen-activated protein kinase 14A isoform X1 → MSQKERPTFYRQEVNKTVWEVPLRYQNLSPVGSGAYGSVCSALDVNSGLKVAVKKLSRPFQSIIHAKRTYRELRLLKHMKHENVIGLLDVFTPSTSLEDFNDVYLVTHLMGADLNNIVKCQKLTDDHVQFLIYQILRGLKYIHSADIIHRDLKPSNLAVNEDCELKILDFGLARHTDEEMTGYVATRWYRAPEIMLNWMHYNMTVDIWSVGCIMAELLTGRTLFPGTDHIDQLKLILLLVGTPEPELLMKMSSESARNYINSLPQMPKRNFADVFIGANPLAVDLLEKMLVLDTDKRITAAESLAHPYFSQYHDPDDEPEAEPYDQSFESRELEIEEWKRLTYEGVLNFEPLAFDLDEMES, encoded by the exons ATGTCGCAGAAAGAAAGACCCACGTTTTATCGACAGGAAGTGAATAAGACCGTCTGGGAGGTCCCCCTGCGCTATCAGAACCTCTCTCCGGTCGGCTCGGGTGCATACGGATCTGTGTg CTCAGCACTTGATGTGAATTCAGGTTTGAAGGTTGCTGTGAAAAAGCTCTCAAGGCCTTTCCAGTCCATTATCCATGCCAAAAGAACCTACAGAGAATTGCGGCTTCTCAAGCACATGAAACACGAGAAC gtAATAGGCTTGCTGGACGTTTTCACACCTTCCACCAGTCTGGAGGATTTCAATGATGT GTACCTGGTGACTCACCTGATGGGTGCAGACTTAAATAATATAGTGAAATGTCAGAAGCTGACAGATGACCATGTGCAGTTCCTAATCTACCAGATCCTTCGAGGACTCAAG TACATCCATTCAGCAGACATCATTCACAGA GACCTAAAGCCCAGTAATTTGGCTGTGAATGAAGATTGTGAACTTAAG ATCCTTGATTTTGGCCTGGCACGGCATACGGATGAGGAAATGACAGGATATGTGGCCACCAGGTGGTACCGTGCTCCGGAAATCATGCTTAACTGGATGCACTACAACATGACAG TGGATATTTGGTCTGTTGGCTGCATTATGGCTGAGCTGCTGACTGGGAGAACGCTGTTCCCTGGCACCGACC ACATTGACCAGCTGAAACTTATATTGCTGCTCGTTGGAACTCCAGAACCTGAGCTGTTGATGAAAATGTCATCAGAATCT gcCAGGAATTACATTAATTCCTTGCCACAGATGCCTAAAAGGAATTTCGCTGATGTGTTCATTGGGGCCAATCCACTGG CTGTGGACCTCCTTGAGAAGATGCTGGTTTTGGATACAGACAAGCGAATAACTGCAGCTGAATCTCTGGCTCATCCATACTTTTCCCAGTACCATGACCCAGATGATGAACCAGAAGCAGAGCCATATGACCAGAGCTTTGAGAGTCGAGAACTGGAGATTGAAGAGTGGAAAC GTTTGACCTATGAGGGTGTCCTCAATTTTGAGCCACTTGCCTTTGATTTGGATGAAATGGAATCATGA
- the mapk14a gene encoding mitogen-activated protein kinase 14A isoform X2: protein MSQKERPTFYRQEVNKTVWEVPLRYQNLSPVGSGAYGSVCSALDVNSGLKVAVKKLSRPFQSIIHAKRTYRELRLLKHMKHENVIGLLDVFTPSTSLEDFNDVYLVTHLMGADLNNIVKCQKLTDDHVQFLIYQILRGLKYIHSADIIHRDLKPSNLAVNEDCELKILDFGLARHTDEEMTGYVATRWYRAPEIMLNWMHYNMTVDIWSVGCIMAELLTGRTLFPGTDHINQLQQIMRLTGTPPASLISRMPSHEARNYINSLPQMPKRNFADVFIGANPLAVDLLEKMLVLDTDKRITAAESLAHPYFSQYHDPDDEPEAEPYDQSFESRELEIEEWKRLTYEGVLNFEPLAFDLDEMES, encoded by the exons ATGTCGCAGAAAGAAAGACCCACGTTTTATCGACAGGAAGTGAATAAGACCGTCTGGGAGGTCCCCCTGCGCTATCAGAACCTCTCTCCGGTCGGCTCGGGTGCATACGGATCTGTGTg CTCAGCACTTGATGTGAATTCAGGTTTGAAGGTTGCTGTGAAAAAGCTCTCAAGGCCTTTCCAGTCCATTATCCATGCCAAAAGAACCTACAGAGAATTGCGGCTTCTCAAGCACATGAAACACGAGAAC gtAATAGGCTTGCTGGACGTTTTCACACCTTCCACCAGTCTGGAGGATTTCAATGATGT GTACCTGGTGACTCACCTGATGGGTGCAGACTTAAATAATATAGTGAAATGTCAGAAGCTGACAGATGACCATGTGCAGTTCCTAATCTACCAGATCCTTCGAGGACTCAAG TACATCCATTCAGCAGACATCATTCACAGA GACCTAAAGCCCAGTAATTTGGCTGTGAATGAAGATTGTGAACTTAAG ATCCTTGATTTTGGCCTGGCACGGCATACGGATGAGGAAATGACAGGATATGTGGCCACCAGGTGGTACCGTGCTCCGGAAATCATGCTTAACTGGATGCACTACAACATGACAG TGGATATTTGGTCTGTTGGCTGCATTATGGCTGAGCTGCTGACTGGGAGAACGCTGTTCCCTGGCACCGACC ATATAAACCAGCTACAGCAGATAATGCGGCTCACAGGAACTCCCCCTGCCTCTCTAATAAGCAGGATGCCTAGCCATGAG gcCAGGAATTACATTAATTCCTTGCCACAGATGCCTAAAAGGAATTTCGCTGATGTGTTCATTGGGGCCAATCCACTGG CTGTGGACCTCCTTGAGAAGATGCTGGTTTTGGATACAGACAAGCGAATAACTGCAGCTGAATCTCTGGCTCATCCATACTTTTCCCAGTACCATGACCCAGATGATGAACCAGAAGCAGAGCCATATGACCAGAGCTTTGAGAGTCGAGAACTGGAGATTGAAGAGTGGAAAC GTTTGACCTATGAGGGTGTCCTCAATTTTGAGCCACTTGCCTTTGATTTGGATGAAATGGAATCATGA